The DNA window GTCCCATCTTGCATGTGGACGTCTGATGCCAGCAGGTCGATGTAAGATGTCTTAGTGCACACTTTCTAAACTCTCTTGATGATAAAGGATGAACTGTACAAGCAGGTGGAGCTATCTCATGAAACTGTGTGTCTAGTTTCCTCATTGCTTTTGTTgaggaaaattttgaaatgaactCAGTTGTGCGCAAAAGTGTTTCAAAATCATCATTGTTTGATAGGAATCCTGTTATGATTTGTGGTTTGTCAGTGGGATCTGTAGATGAAAGCAATATCTTACCTGTGCTGGCCGGTCTAAGCAATGTTGGTAGTAACAGTGCAATGTATCTCTTGGAATTGATTTCATGATACTGCTTACTTATTTCTTCCCTAAGACCAAAACGATCTAAAGCTAAAGCAAGTGATTTTACATCATTCACATCAAAGTTACCATGTTGTATCTGCATGTCTggaaaatcaattttgttttcaagCGTATTTATAAAAGTTGAGTACCCCAACATACCTATACTTGATAATTTGCTGTTACTTGTTTTCAGAAAGTCATACATATGATCGGTAATTGACTTGATTTCTCGTGTGTAATTAAAAGACAACACAAGTCCTACCATTATCATGTGATCATGTAGTTTCTCACCTACAGGCAAATCTTGGATCACCTCAATGCCCAACTCTTCTAAATGTTTTCTAGGTCCTATTCCTGATAACATTAGAAGCTGTGGAGAGTTTATAGCACCAGCAGAAATAATGACTTCCTTTCTTGCTCTGACTTGGATCTCTTTACCTTGTTTATCCAAAAATTTCACCCCATGTGCAGTCTTAGTAGTTTTATCCACCATTAGCTTGGTCACTAAAGAGTGTTTAGAAATTTTTAGATTTGTTCTGTTCTTAATTGGACTTAAGAAAGCTTTAGCAGTACTACAACGTTTTCCATCAATAATTGTACCTTGCACTTTTGCAAATCCAGTTTGGGATTCTCCATTTACATCCATATTAGTGTCATATCCAAGTTCTTTCATTCCTTCCGCAAATACATTGATTAAACCATCTAATCCATAATCATTCCATGAATCTACTGTTAAAATCCATTTTCCCCATGGTAATTTTGgtagtttgaagttttcaaaaccTCTTTTGCTTTAATGTTTTctgattttttgaaatattttagaacattttcatAATCCCAGCCTTCATTTCCTACAGCTGCCCATGAATCAAAATCTCTCCAGTTTCCTCTGACATAAATATTGGCATTAATTGCACTTGTACCTCCAAGCACTTTTCCTCTTGGCATATTACAACTATTGTTTATCATACCGAGACAGTTATCCTCATACTGATCTGTTTGGTATTGCCAATCCAACTCAGACTTAGAAAGTGCCATGTATACACCGGGTATCTCAGTAGTTTTTGTAGGGTTACCACCAGCTTCAAGAAGGAGTATGTTCCACTCTGAGAGCTCAGACAAGCGGTTGGCAATGACAGCCCCCGCTGAGCCGGAACCAACGATGATGAAATCAAACTCTTCTCCCTCCCGAGGACTGTAGTGGGGAGGGTAATCTGATGGATTGGCTAAATCACATTCTGCCTTCTTGACAGATGTGTAAATGTCTTTAATCAGGGAACTTCCAAAATCACCAATATCTTGAGAATCTGAGCAAGTATTTTCTTCATGAAGCCAATTAGAGTACGTTTCATGTGTCTCGCCACACTGATCCCTACAACAATGAAAAGACAGTTCTTATACAAGTTTTACTATATTCATTACACATATTGTGCACAAAACTGGTTTGTAAGTCAGCTTATTATGCAAGTAAATCAACTGATTTCAAGTTGATGGTTATGATTCTTGTCTAGATAAATAGTACTAAAAAGAAAAGACTCAACTGCAATATACGACATCAACAGgttaacatgttaataaataaatatagactataaattaacaagaatataatatataaatataattataaatgcaaaaataacaGGACACAAACAGAAATCAATCAAACAACTTAACAACttctatattaaaattcattaaaaaataagattatcaaaactaaataactcatttagtgaataaaaagggttatttaaaacaatgacaaaatatatcatacaagagtgatttatgatgtttatttgttAAAGGTCTGAGggattatatatctttaaatttctaTTTGCAATCTCACTTAGTATATGTAGGCCAACTACAGCACTGTCCTTAGATCTAGTTTTGTAATGTTGAACATTAGGATTGAAGATTAACATGGTAGAagtttttaacacatatttcatTCATAGTGTGAGTTTAAAGTATGGATACACGGTTTAGTATtagatggataaagatggaggggtGGAACTCTGGACACCTTTCttggaaatagaagtgaactttttagaaGAATAAAGcaggttagtaagttttagccgttttattgcttacattagtGTAATTACTAGTGCACTGtaactttaaacttaaacattttaaactgcccCCCGAAAAGCCTATTTTGGGTAATTGGTTTGCTTATGTTTGAGGGGTGTTCTGAGcttaatttttctatctttgtccattgaaggttgagcaggattcatccatgcttttaacttattaatttaaagagctaCAATTTTGTattgggttgagatagaaagctagtttccactgttcttcttcttttatcaagccctttcaaatgaggtgtcacttaatgggtttttttcactttacatttatgcaaatatctcttttttaatcttttggtcccataatttttaattgttactcctatacagtaacaataataatacttcCTTTTCATCTTTCTGATTACATGGCTCAAATATACAAATCACAACTCAAAACTATATCAacttctcattgtcttatcatgTGAAAAATTGAGTGCATTataatgttttagacacgatctcaaagaatgatgaagcaactaagatttctacacataacatatatggcgggaagggttgattcattgtGAATGTTAGGTTTTACTCCATTTCATCTTGTGCTttgtgcagtgtctgaaatctgactgtCACAGACTGAGAACACTTCTTCTTCTATAATACACTCAAATCTATTTTAT is part of the Homalodisca vitripennis isolate AUS2020 unplaced genomic scaffold, UT_GWSS_2.1 ScUCBcl_3638;HRSCAF=9292, whole genome shotgun sequence genome and encodes:
- the LOC124372604 gene encoding glucose dehydrogenase [FAD, quinone]-like, whose protein sequence is MFCASLAVLLLCCTICYSAVDQCGETHETYSNWLHEENTCSDSQDIGDFGSSLIKDIYTSVKKAECDLANPSDYPPHYSPREGEEFDFIIVGSGSAGAVIANRLSELSEWNILLLEAGGNPTKTTEIPGVYMALSKSELDWQYQTDQYEDNCLGMINNSCNMPRGKVLGGTSAINANIYVRGNWRDFDSWAAVGNEGWDYENVLKYFKKSENIKAKEVLKTSNYQNYHGENGF
- the LOC124372603 gene encoding choline dehydrogenase, mitochondrial-like yields the protein MKELGYDTNMDVNGESQTGFAKVQGTIIDGKRCSTAKAFLSPIKNRTNLKISKHSLVTKLMVDKTTKTAHGVKFLDKQGKEIQVRARKEVIISAGAINSPQLLMLSGIGPRKHLEELGIEVIQDLPVGEKLHDHMIMVGLVLSFNYTREIKSITDHMYDFLKTSNSKLSSIGMLGYSTFINTLENKIDFPDMQIQHGNFDVNDVKSLALALDRFGLREEISKQYHEINSKRYIALLLPTLLRPASTGKILLSSTDPTDKPQIITGFLSNNDDFETLLRTTEFISKFSSTKAMRKLDTQFHEIAPPACTVHPLSSREFRKCALRHLTSTCWHQTSTCKMGRDGDPTAVVNPQLQVRGVRQLRVADASIMPSVVSGNINAAVIMIGEKAADLIKESWL